Proteins encoded in a region of the Rutidosis leptorrhynchoides isolate AG116_Rl617_1_P2 chromosome 9, CSIRO_AGI_Rlap_v1, whole genome shotgun sequence genome:
- the LOC139865793 gene encoding protein BONZAI 3-like: MGGCFADVSGGKAAVGCGGSNVVATASDEVVDCLFRSKGFQPLYTRIELSLSALKLSDLHTISERYPMAIVYAKNTDGTLKELGRTEMIMNNLDPIWHQKLTVTFEFETVQLLIFQMYGVDTKYHNLSTEMRPDLKDQDFVGEANCILSQIMNLRRGNITLKLRGRNVDDVRNLGSITVCAEVIIDPKLDIEMKLRCSNLKYKCLFFKCDPFLRISRIVKDGTHVPIWETEVVSNKSGPVWKPLRLNVQQFVSKDNPLLVECFDSSSSGNHTLIGKLQTSIEALEKLYNGKAGANFVFPSSHQDGHEKVLKGKLLFVDEYKEKEVYSFLDLIYSQFELNFMVAVDFTASNGEPQSPDSLHYIDPSGCLNAYQQAIMKVGEVIQVYDYDKRFPAWGFGGSAADGSVAHCFNLNGNTGNSEVEGVRGIMTAYRNNALRSVSLHGPTLLAPVVKQAAEIAAQSLSNNSNKYFVLLIITDGVLTDLQETKDALVSASDLPLSILIVGVGNADFKQMEILGADNGRRLESSTGKIATRHIVQFIPMRNVHYEDASRVLHALLEGQLLTYMRSRDIRPLNATNDLHHVPFPPDPLSR, encoded by the exons ATGGGCGGTTGTTTTGCGGACGTAAGCGGAGGAAAAGCCGCCGTGGGCTGCGGCGGAAGTAATGTTGTTGCTACGGCTTCTGATGAAGTTGTTGATTGTTTATTTAGATCCAAAGGCTTTCAACCACTCTATACTCGAATTgag TTGTCATTATCAGCTTTAAAGTTATCTGATCTGCACACCATTTCAGag AGGTACCCAATGGCGATTGTATATGCCAAGAACACGGATGGAACCTTGAAGGAACTTGGACGAACAGAAATGATCATGAACAATTTGGATCCCATCTGGCATCAGAAATTAACTGTTACTTTTGAATTCGAGACTGTTCAGCTGTTGAT CTTTCAGATGTATGGTGTGGATACCAAGTATCATAACTTGTCAACAGAG ATGCGGCCGGACCTAAAAGACCAAGATTTTGTTGGAGAAGCCAACTGTATTTTGTCACAG ATCATGAATCTTCGAAGAGGAAATATCACCCTAAAACTTCGAGGTAGAAATGTGGATGATGTTCGAAATCTTGGTTCGATAACTGTTTGTGCAGAGGTAATCATTGATCCTAAATTGGATATTGAGATGAAACTTCGGTGTTCAAACTTGAAATACAAGTGTCTGTTCTTTAAATGT GATCCATTTTTAAGGATCTCTAGAATTGTCAAGGATGGAACTCATGTTCCAATTTGGGAGACAGAAGTGGTAAGCAACAAATCGGGCCCTGTATGGAAGCCTTTACGTCTAAATGTGCAGCAATTTGTTAGCAAG GACAACCCTCTACTTGTTGAGTGTTTTGACTCCAGTAGCAGTGGCAACCACACACTAATCGG TAAACTGCAGACATCAATTGAAGCCTTGGAAAAACTTTACAATGGAAAAGCAGGTGCAAATTTTGTCTTTCCATCTTCTCATCAAGATGGTCACGAGAAG GTTCTCAAGGGTAAACTACTTTTTGTGGATGAATATAAGGAAAAGGAAGTCTATAGTTTTCTAGATCTTATTTACAGCCAATTTGAGCTGAACTTCATGGTTGCAGTTGATTTTACAG CTTCGAATGGAGAACCTCAAAGTCCAGATTCATTGCATTACATTGATCCTTCTGGCTGCTTAAACGCATACCAACAG GCCATTATGAAGGTTGGGGAAGTCATACAAGTTTATGATTACGATAAACGCTTTCCTGCTTGGGGTTTTGGTGGAAGTGCAGCAGATGGTTCTGTAGCTCATTGTTTCAATCTTAATGGAAACACTGGAAACTCTGAG GTTGAAGGAGTACGTGGGATAATGACTGCTTATCGTAATAATGCCTTGCGTTCTGTCTCCCTTCATGGACCCACCTTACTTGCTCCAGTAGTAAAGCAAGCTGCGGAAATAGCTGCTCAATCCCTCTCAAACAATTCCAACAAATACTTTGTTCTGCTAATCATAACG GATGGAGTTCTTACAGATCTACAAGAGACTAAAGATGCATTGGTCTCGGCCTCTGATCTTCCGTTGTCAATTTTAATTGTTGGAGTGGGTAATGCTGATTTTAAACAAATGgag ATTTTGGGTGCTGATAATGGACGACGACTGGAGAGCTCAACAGGAAAAATAGCTACTCGACATATTGTCCAGTTTATTCCCATGCGTAACGTACATT ATGAAGATGCATCACGGGTGCTGCATGCTTTACTGGAAGGGCAATTGCTTACTTACATGAGAAGTAGAGATATCAGGCCTCTCAATGCTACTAATGATCTGCACCATGTTCCTTTTCCACCAGATCCACTATCGAGATAA